A genomic segment from Coccinella septempunctata chromosome 3, icCocSept1.1, whole genome shotgun sequence encodes:
- the LOC123309977 gene encoding AF4/FMR2 family member 4-like isoform X9 — MRARMQENPAGTPLVIPPLFGNPVKVPPTKNDPVVKSINSRLGEYGKVKHLFEGNKGLIDPGFTSMYAVQPRPHMPPHQPANRPPPDAARHEFKKPNNHHPGFPFRPDRAVPNQHRPVDGRTQERGPYQGHQARQGSGNNYPAYRQNGNGQYQQMMHNSVAAGRPNQNQMSRPAAPVPDRKTLPHQTPAPSNFEVDRALEEMIMLKAPISAIAATPRTDMDNNGLFFHQPTATLSEMPPSRDSSIPKLNEDLPDETSHNVSGSSADLRSQLALSDTSEDDEEDHPIMERMLSPIAATPAANRMVDIPHILPKAKETVQEDEDQDDSSSSSSDSGSDSDSSSDDSDNEKEEPAVEVQAPIPATTVQRVKSPTPSFETDNEEQKKRWNLASYIDPGSKDSVVAPLSPIEKTPYVPAKSAKHKNAIPASSSVSSDSSDGRIAQKDSNKIVTRHSDDSSDSDEDDRTRVSDKQQAKRTMATIYSDSDSDFDIKKIKQPPATNKNSAPTDAVKPKSNRGRPRKIKPEDEQVGEVKVKKRGRPKLPKNELKGKQRTSSVSDADGQVKKRGRPKKKRSTSSDDEIKTKKSKACLSSDDESDTCKTKTDKSTRDKQNATASRKKPAKKAFKNAKSSETVPTSSDSDSDDEKPKLSSDSELSDSATKSKKSNGCTKIEEKDKDRVQDKNKSDFLRKLYTPKRDSEGGKGGGKGGGKGGKGKGGVTVIITEDYERFISEDNLFTSNTVTSKNDAKPESAKSATTPVKTASPPAKPTQSPVKNVPQTPEKKSVPYDKDVFRMKINMQELNAKQMNCKEKIEDVKPQPQEKEKEKEREKHKSSNEKSKNADPEQKTSKKKEHKSKDKDRKNKEKDHSLKKDGKSIPEEPKKKDENVKSKDGHHKTKKEHKIKSENHKMKEENRKIKQDECKIKEQKPKDDHKTKEEDHKTKDEVRKMKDEECKPKEENLRPKEKEHKDKKSKEKRHKDKEHKSKDKSSKHGKEPKDETKQKSKKRKRDHSHSSSRSVVSEHSSKVKTDESPSKKKKGENDKSSTVNNTNLPQTNNERNPGDVKVTNPEDSKSSKKESTKKEQTNQEKPAHVEDQRPSSKTNQHKITYSNDQKASTSGDNSNQKIVAFSYFERFEEPAEFDSRDHNQYLVEAKRLKHLADTVSDPFKQCLLYMDAVLYFLLTGDAMENERSTEAAAFTMFRDTLSLIKYISGRYKQHMYSQMFTTLAVLNYRCQSRLYYKLLEIKRRENREYQKTIADFCNKSAATTTEHPPNQSGAQPNAASPVSPSGSVGSIGSHSSSGYSSSDLPNRNQGIWMPVAVHNAVAIQNQHFTYLLSYMDLWEAADNLVQNAGLTEFFIQLDRTCRPLTIHSTIRHLVSYCKRGIVLVQREMQENT; from the exons ATGAGAGCCAGGATGCAAGAAAATCCGGCAGGTACACCACTGGTTATTCCCCCCCTCTTTGGAAATCCAGTTAAG GTTCCTCCAACGAAGAACGACCCAGTGGTGAAGAGCATAAATAGCAGACTTGGAGAATATGGGAAGGTCAAGCATTTGTTCGAGGGGAATAAGGGCTTGATCGACCCCGGTTTCACTTCAATGTATGCAGTGCAACCGAGGCCGCATATGCCACCCCATCAACCAGCAAACAG ACCGCCTCCTGATGCAGCTAGGCACGAGTTCAAGAAGCCTAACAACCACCACCCTGGCTTCCCATTCAGGCCCGACAGGGCCGTTCCAAATCAACACAGGCCGGTCGACGGCAGAACTCAAGAACGCGGCCCTTATCAGGGCCACCAGGCTAGGCAGGGCAGTGGCAACAACTACCCCGCTTACAGACAGAACGGCAACGGCCAGTATCAGCAGATGATGCATAATTCTGTGGCCGCGGGTCGTCCTAACCAAAATCAGATGTCCCGTCCAGCCGCCCCTGTACCG GACCGAAAAACTTTACCTCATCAGACTCCAGCTCCCTCCAACTTCGAGGTGGACAGGGCTCTTGAGGAGATGATAATGCTGAAAGCGCCAATTTCAGCAATTGCTGCCACACCAAGGACGGACATGGACAACAACGGATTGTTCTTCCATCAGCCTACTGCAACG TTGTCAGAGATGCCTCCGTCTAGAGATTCTTCGATTCCGA aactaAATGAGGATCTTCCCGATGAAACCAGTCACAATGTCTCCGGGTCATCAGC CGATCTGAGGTCGCAATTGGCCTTGTCCGACACCAGTGAGGACGACGAGGAAGACCATCCCATAATGGAAAGGATGCTGTCGCCCATAGCCGCGACGCCGGCCGCGAATCGCATGGTAGACATCCCCCACATCCTGCCCAAGGCGAAGGAGACCGTCCAGGAGGACGAGGACCAAGACGACAGCTCTTCCAGCTCGTCCGACTCCGGATCGGACAGCGATTCCAGCAGCGACGACTCGGACAACGAGAAGGAAGAACCTGCGGTAGAAGTGCAGGCGCCGATACCCGCGACGACGGTGCAAAGGGTCAAGTCGCCGACGCCGTCTTTCGAGACCGACAACGAGGAGCAGAAGAAAAGATGGAACCTGGCCAGCTACATAGATCCGGGCAGCAAGGACTCGGTGGTCGCTCCGCTATCCCCCATTGAAAAAACCCCGTACGTTCCGGCCAAATCAGCGAAACACAAGAACGCGATACCAGCGTCGTCCAGCGTGTCTTCGGACAGTAGCGACGGCAGAATCGCGCAGAAAGACTCTAACAAAATAGTTACCAGACACTCGGACGATAGTAGTGATAGTGATGAAGACGATAGGACACGGGTCAGTGATAAACAGCAAGCGAAACGGACTATGGCAACTATTTACAGTGACTCCGATTCGGACTTcgacattaaaaaaatcaaacaacCCCCCGCGACGAACAAAAACAGTGCTCCGACGGACGCGGTGAAACCGAAGAGTAACAGGGGACGGCCGCGTAAGATCAAACCCGAAGACGAGCAGGTCGGCGAAGTGAAGGTGAAAAAACGCGGCAGGCCGAAATTGCCCAAGAACGAGCTCAAGGGCAAACAGAGGACTTCCAGTGTGTCAGACGCGGACGGGCAAGTGAAAAAACGCGGTAGGCCCAAGAAGAAGAGGAGCACGAGCTCCGACGACGAGATCAAAACCAAAAAATCAAAAGCGTGCTTGTCGTCCGACGACGAATCCGACACGTGCAAGACCAAAACCGACAAATCGACGAGGGACAAACAGAACGCGACGGCGTCCAGGAAGAAACCGGCGAAGAAGGCGTTCAAGAACGCGAAAAGTTCGGAGACGGTGCCCACTTCCAGCGACAGCGATTCGGACGACGAAAAACCGAAACTGTCGTCCGACAGCGAGCTCAGCGACTCCGCTACCAAGTCCAAGAAATCCAACGGTTGTACGAAGATAGAAGAGAAAGATAAGGATCGCGTACAAGATAAAAACAAGAGCGATTTCTTGAGGAAACTCTACACCCCGAAAAGAGACTCTGAAGGCGGTAAAGGAGGCGGCAAAGGGGGCGGTAAAGGTGGCAAAGGCAAGGGCGGCGTCACCGTCATCATAACCGAAGACTACGAGAGGTTCATATCGGAGGACAATCTCTTCACCTCGAACACCGTAACGTCGAAAAACGACGCTAAACCCGAATCTGCGAAATCGGCCACGACACCTGTAAAGACTGCCTCACCACCTGCGAAACCTACGCAGTCACCTGTCAAAAACGTGCCGCAAACGCCCGAGAAAAAATCCGTACCTTACGATAAGGATGTGTTCAGAATGAAGATCAACATGCAGGAACTGAACGCCAAACAGATGAATTGTAAGGAAAAAATCGAGGATGTTAAACCCCAGCCACAAGAAAaggaaaaagagaaagaaaGAGAAAAACATAAGAGTTCCAACGAAAAATCTAAAAACGCAGATCCCGAACAGAAGACTTCCAAGAAAAAAGAACACAAATCTAAAGATAAGGATcgtaaaaacaaagaaaaagacCACAGTCTTAAAAAGGATGGCAAATCGATCCCCGAGGAACCTAAGAAGAAGGATGAAAATGTAAAATCCAAAGATGGACATCACAAAACGAAAAAAGAACACAAAATCAAAAGCGAAAATCACAAAATGAAAGAGGAAAATCGCAAAATCAAACAAGACGAATGCAAAATAAAAGAACAGAAACCGAAAGATGATCACAAGACGAAAGAGGAGGATCATAAGACTAAGGATGAAGTTAGGAAAATGAAAGACGAAGAGTGCAAACCCAAAGAAGAGAATCTCAGGCCGAAGGAGAAAGAGCACAAGGACAAAAAATCAAAGGAGAAGCGCCACAAAGATAAAGAACACAAATCAAAAGATAAAAGTTCCAAGCATGGCAAGGAACCTAAGgacgaaacaaaacaaaaatctaAGAAAAGGAAAAGAGACCATAGTCACAGTTCTTCACGTTCGGTCGTGAGTGAGCATTCTTCAAAAGTCAAAACCGATGAGTCACCTTCGAAAAAGAAAAAAGGGGAAAACGACAAATCAAGTACAGTTAATAACACCAACTTGCCACAAACCAATAACGAAAGGAATCCTGGCGATGTAAAAGTAACAAATCCTGAAGACTCAAAATCCTCGAAAAAAGAATCAACCAAAAAAGAACAAACTAATCAAGAAAAACCTGCTCACGTCGAAGATCAAAGACCATCATCTAAAACGAACCAGCATAAAATAACTTACAGCAACGATCAAAAAGCCTCGACGAGCGGCGATAActcaaatcaaaaaattgtggCTTTTTCGTATTTCGAAAGGTTTGAGGAACCGGCAGAATTTGATAGCAGGGATCATAACCAATATTTGGTTGAGGCCAAAAGACTGAAACATTTGGCAGATACGGTGTCCGATCCTTTTAAACAATGCCTCTTGTACATGGATGCTGTACTTTACTTCCTGCTGACTGGGGATGCCATGGAAAATGAGAGGAGTACAGAGGCGGCAGCGTTCACTATGTTCAGGGACACGCTCTCCCTGATTAAATACATTTCGGGGAGATACAAGCAACATATGTACTCCCAGATGTTTACCACCCTGGCCGTCTTGAA CTACCGATGCCAGTCAAGACTATACTACAAACTCCTCGAAATAAAACGGAGAGAAAATAGGGAATATCAAAAAACTATTGCGGACTTTTGTAATAAG AGTGCTGCTACCACCACTGAACATCCTCCAAACCAGAGCGGGGCCCAGCCAAATGCTGCATCACCAGTGTCGCCATCAGGTTCTGTGGGGTCGATAGGAAGCCATTCTTCTTCTGGCTACAGCAGTAGTGACCTTCCTAACCGAAACCAAGGAATCTGGATGCCCGTTGCTGTGCACAATGCGGTGGCCATCCAAAACCAGCATTTCACATACTTACTCAGCTATATGGACCTCTGGGAAGCAGCAGATAACTTAGTACAAAATGCAGGTCTTACTG AATTCTTCATCCAGTTAGATAGGACCTGCAGACCTTTGACGATACATAGCACAATTCGGCATTTGGTGTCTTATTGCAAGAGGGGAATAGTACTAGTCCAAAGGGAAATGCAAGAAAACACATAA
- the LOC123309977 gene encoding AF4/FMR2 family member 4-like isoform X7, whose amino-acid sequence MKKPPRERQREREKQMRARMQENPAGTPLVIPPLFGNPVKVPPTKNDPVVKSINSRLGEYGKVKHLFEGNKGLIDPGFTSMYAVQPRPHMPPHQPANRPPPDAARHEFKKPNNHHPGFPFRPDRAVPNQHRPVDGRTQERGPYQGHQARQGSGNNYPAYRQNGNGQYQQMMHNSVAAGRPNQNQMSRPAAPVPDRKTLPHQTPAPSNFEVDRALEEMIMLKAPISAIAATPRTDMDNNGLFFHQPTATLSEMPPSRDSSIPKLNEDLPDETSHNVSGSSADLRSQLALSDTSEDDEEDHPIMERMLSPIAATPAANRMVDIPHILPKAKETVQEDEDQDDSSSSSSDSGSDSDSSSDDSDNEKEEPAVEVQAPIPATTVQRVKSPTPSFETDNEEQKKRWNLASYIDPGSKDSVVAPLSPIEKTPYVPAKSAKHKNAIPASSSVSSDSSDGRIAQKDSNKIVTRHSDDSSDSDEDDRTRVSDKQQAKRTMATIYSDSDSDFDIKKIKQPPATNKNSAPTDAVKPKSNRGRPRKIKPEDEQVGEVKVKKRGRPKLPKNELKGKQRTSSVSDADGQVKKRGRPKKKRSTSSDDEIKTKKSKACLSSDDESDTCKTKTDKSTRDKQNATASRKKPAKKAFKNAKSSETVPTSSDSDSDDEKPKLSSDSELSDSATKSKKSNGCTKIEEKDKDRVQDKNKSDFLRKLYTPKRDSEGGKGGGKGGGKGGKGKGGVTVIITEDYERFISEDNLFTSNTVTSKNDAKPESAKSATTPVKTASPPAKPTQSPVKNVPQTPEKKSVPYDKDVFRMKINMQELNAKQMNCKEKIEDVKPQPQEKEKEKEREKHKSSNEKSKNADPEQKTSKKKEHKSKDKDRKNKEKDHSLKKDGKSIPEEPKKKDENVKSKDGHHKTKKEHKIKSENHKMKEENRKIKQDECKIKEQKPKDDHKTKEEDHKTKDEVRKMKDEECKPKEENLRPKEKEHKDKKSKEKRHKDKEHKSKDKSSKHGKEPKDETKQKSKKRKRDHSHSSSRSVVSEHSSKVKTDESPSKKKKGENDKSSTVNNTNLPQTNNERNPGDVKVTNPEDSKSSKKESTKKEQTNQEKPAHVEDQRPSSKTNQHKITYSNDQKASTSGDNSNQKIVAFSYFERFEEPAEFDSRDHNQYLVEAKRLKHLADTVSDPFKQCLLYMDAVLYFLLTGDAMENERSTEAAAFTMFRDTLSLIKYISGRYKQHMYSQMFTTLAVLNYRCQSRLYYKLLEIKRRENREYQKTIADFCNKSAATTTEHPPNQSGAQPNAASPVSPSGSVGSIGSHSSSGYSSSDLPNRNQGIWMPVAVHNAVAIQNQHFTYLLSYMDLWEAADNLVQNAGLTEFFIQLDRTCRPLTIHSTIRHLVSYCKRGIVLVQREMQENT is encoded by the exons ATGAAGAAACCACCTCG GGAACGCCAGCGAGAGCGGGAGAAACAGATGAGAGCCAGGATGCAAGAAAATCCGGCAGGTACACCACTGGTTATTCCCCCCCTCTTTGGAAATCCAGTTAAG GTTCCTCCAACGAAGAACGACCCAGTGGTGAAGAGCATAAATAGCAGACTTGGAGAATATGGGAAGGTCAAGCATTTGTTCGAGGGGAATAAGGGCTTGATCGACCCCGGTTTCACTTCAATGTATGCAGTGCAACCGAGGCCGCATATGCCACCCCATCAACCAGCAAACAG ACCGCCTCCTGATGCAGCTAGGCACGAGTTCAAGAAGCCTAACAACCACCACCCTGGCTTCCCATTCAGGCCCGACAGGGCCGTTCCAAATCAACACAGGCCGGTCGACGGCAGAACTCAAGAACGCGGCCCTTATCAGGGCCACCAGGCTAGGCAGGGCAGTGGCAACAACTACCCCGCTTACAGACAGAACGGCAACGGCCAGTATCAGCAGATGATGCATAATTCTGTGGCCGCGGGTCGTCCTAACCAAAATCAGATGTCCCGTCCAGCCGCCCCTGTACCG GACCGAAAAACTTTACCTCATCAGACTCCAGCTCCCTCCAACTTCGAGGTGGACAGGGCTCTTGAGGAGATGATAATGCTGAAAGCGCCAATTTCAGCAATTGCTGCCACACCAAGGACGGACATGGACAACAACGGATTGTTCTTCCATCAGCCTACTGCAACG TTGTCAGAGATGCCTCCGTCTAGAGATTCTTCGATTCCGA aactaAATGAGGATCTTCCCGATGAAACCAGTCACAATGTCTCCGGGTCATCAGC CGATCTGAGGTCGCAATTGGCCTTGTCCGACACCAGTGAGGACGACGAGGAAGACCATCCCATAATGGAAAGGATGCTGTCGCCCATAGCCGCGACGCCGGCCGCGAATCGCATGGTAGACATCCCCCACATCCTGCCCAAGGCGAAGGAGACCGTCCAGGAGGACGAGGACCAAGACGACAGCTCTTCCAGCTCGTCCGACTCCGGATCGGACAGCGATTCCAGCAGCGACGACTCGGACAACGAGAAGGAAGAACCTGCGGTAGAAGTGCAGGCGCCGATACCCGCGACGACGGTGCAAAGGGTCAAGTCGCCGACGCCGTCTTTCGAGACCGACAACGAGGAGCAGAAGAAAAGATGGAACCTGGCCAGCTACATAGATCCGGGCAGCAAGGACTCGGTGGTCGCTCCGCTATCCCCCATTGAAAAAACCCCGTACGTTCCGGCCAAATCAGCGAAACACAAGAACGCGATACCAGCGTCGTCCAGCGTGTCTTCGGACAGTAGCGACGGCAGAATCGCGCAGAAAGACTCTAACAAAATAGTTACCAGACACTCGGACGATAGTAGTGATAGTGATGAAGACGATAGGACACGGGTCAGTGATAAACAGCAAGCGAAACGGACTATGGCAACTATTTACAGTGACTCCGATTCGGACTTcgacattaaaaaaatcaaacaacCCCCCGCGACGAACAAAAACAGTGCTCCGACGGACGCGGTGAAACCGAAGAGTAACAGGGGACGGCCGCGTAAGATCAAACCCGAAGACGAGCAGGTCGGCGAAGTGAAGGTGAAAAAACGCGGCAGGCCGAAATTGCCCAAGAACGAGCTCAAGGGCAAACAGAGGACTTCCAGTGTGTCAGACGCGGACGGGCAAGTGAAAAAACGCGGTAGGCCCAAGAAGAAGAGGAGCACGAGCTCCGACGACGAGATCAAAACCAAAAAATCAAAAGCGTGCTTGTCGTCCGACGACGAATCCGACACGTGCAAGACCAAAACCGACAAATCGACGAGGGACAAACAGAACGCGACGGCGTCCAGGAAGAAACCGGCGAAGAAGGCGTTCAAGAACGCGAAAAGTTCGGAGACGGTGCCCACTTCCAGCGACAGCGATTCGGACGACGAAAAACCGAAACTGTCGTCCGACAGCGAGCTCAGCGACTCCGCTACCAAGTCCAAGAAATCCAACGGTTGTACGAAGATAGAAGAGAAAGATAAGGATCGCGTACAAGATAAAAACAAGAGCGATTTCTTGAGGAAACTCTACACCCCGAAAAGAGACTCTGAAGGCGGTAAAGGAGGCGGCAAAGGGGGCGGTAAAGGTGGCAAAGGCAAGGGCGGCGTCACCGTCATCATAACCGAAGACTACGAGAGGTTCATATCGGAGGACAATCTCTTCACCTCGAACACCGTAACGTCGAAAAACGACGCTAAACCCGAATCTGCGAAATCGGCCACGACACCTGTAAAGACTGCCTCACCACCTGCGAAACCTACGCAGTCACCTGTCAAAAACGTGCCGCAAACGCCCGAGAAAAAATCCGTACCTTACGATAAGGATGTGTTCAGAATGAAGATCAACATGCAGGAACTGAACGCCAAACAGATGAATTGTAAGGAAAAAATCGAGGATGTTAAACCCCAGCCACAAGAAAaggaaaaagagaaagaaaGAGAAAAACATAAGAGTTCCAACGAAAAATCTAAAAACGCAGATCCCGAACAGAAGACTTCCAAGAAAAAAGAACACAAATCTAAAGATAAGGATcgtaaaaacaaagaaaaagacCACAGTCTTAAAAAGGATGGCAAATCGATCCCCGAGGAACCTAAGAAGAAGGATGAAAATGTAAAATCCAAAGATGGACATCACAAAACGAAAAAAGAACACAAAATCAAAAGCGAAAATCACAAAATGAAAGAGGAAAATCGCAAAATCAAACAAGACGAATGCAAAATAAAAGAACAGAAACCGAAAGATGATCACAAGACGAAAGAGGAGGATCATAAGACTAAGGATGAAGTTAGGAAAATGAAAGACGAAGAGTGCAAACCCAAAGAAGAGAATCTCAGGCCGAAGGAGAAAGAGCACAAGGACAAAAAATCAAAGGAGAAGCGCCACAAAGATAAAGAACACAAATCAAAAGATAAAAGTTCCAAGCATGGCAAGGAACCTAAGgacgaaacaaaacaaaaatctaAGAAAAGGAAAAGAGACCATAGTCACAGTTCTTCACGTTCGGTCGTGAGTGAGCATTCTTCAAAAGTCAAAACCGATGAGTCACCTTCGAAAAAGAAAAAAGGGGAAAACGACAAATCAAGTACAGTTAATAACACCAACTTGCCACAAACCAATAACGAAAGGAATCCTGGCGATGTAAAAGTAACAAATCCTGAAGACTCAAAATCCTCGAAAAAAGAATCAACCAAAAAAGAACAAACTAATCAAGAAAAACCTGCTCACGTCGAAGATCAAAGACCATCATCTAAAACGAACCAGCATAAAATAACTTACAGCAACGATCAAAAAGCCTCGACGAGCGGCGATAActcaaatcaaaaaattgtggCTTTTTCGTATTTCGAAAGGTTTGAGGAACCGGCAGAATTTGATAGCAGGGATCATAACCAATATTTGGTTGAGGCCAAAAGACTGAAACATTTGGCAGATACGGTGTCCGATCCTTTTAAACAATGCCTCTTGTACATGGATGCTGTACTTTACTTCCTGCTGACTGGGGATGCCATGGAAAATGAGAGGAGTACAGAGGCGGCAGCGTTCACTATGTTCAGGGACACGCTCTCCCTGATTAAATACATTTCGGGGAGATACAAGCAACATATGTACTCCCAGATGTTTACCACCCTGGCCGTCTTGAA CTACCGATGCCAGTCAAGACTATACTACAAACTCCTCGAAATAAAACGGAGAGAAAATAGGGAATATCAAAAAACTATTGCGGACTTTTGTAATAAG AGTGCTGCTACCACCACTGAACATCCTCCAAACCAGAGCGGGGCCCAGCCAAATGCTGCATCACCAGTGTCGCCATCAGGTTCTGTGGGGTCGATAGGAAGCCATTCTTCTTCTGGCTACAGCAGTAGTGACCTTCCTAACCGAAACCAAGGAATCTGGATGCCCGTTGCTGTGCACAATGCGGTGGCCATCCAAAACCAGCATTTCACATACTTACTCAGCTATATGGACCTCTGGGAAGCAGCAGATAACTTAGTACAAAATGCAGGTCTTACTG AATTCTTCATCCAGTTAGATAGGACCTGCAGACCTTTGACGATACATAGCACAATTCGGCATTTGGTGTCTTATTGCAAGAGGGGAATAGTACTAGTCCAAAGGGAAATGCAAGAAAACACATAA